The following proteins come from a genomic window of Anopheles ziemanni chromosome 3, idAnoZiCoDA_A2_x.2, whole genome shotgun sequence:
- the LOC131288038 gene encoding zinc finger protein 236-like produces MSTGVPDSAGSSSHGIRRRTAHGLAKRSAASAAAATATSASASEAEAAVAALASMMEPPASIIMKAAAAAAAAAAAAASGSATAKEEPDCGDMNDRVASSVDSSMDSSALASCLSSTMSSLRSATHGGSGTGGGRGRGSAAGGGGEGGPDGGNMSGGDDNLSDNSESTTGATTTSSSSVAAAQLLENLKHNLNHHNHHHHHNNNNNTSAINNNNPLHVNNNNNGNGNGNRKLFECDVCNMKFSNGANMRRHKMRHTGVKPYECRVCQKRFFRKDHLAEHFTTHTKTLPYHCPICNRGFQRQIAMRAHFQNEHVGQHDLVKTCPLCSYRAGTMKSLRVHFFNRHGIDLDNPGPGTPSSLLLALDQHNPANLLPAALAAMNAVSASFGDGSSATGVDSMQRSIDNGTPPMHFLTPHVEISMADNAEDDDNSMPLNCSRDGPGGGGGSGERLGGPQEMQQGGRSHNGTPMMLANGPSPGGSSNGNNDRSTPTTSCSSATISSGLDIKAIVRTSNGSTTQGVVASSASPVGSPHSADSNAPSSSHSSSSSSTNATMLPTLVQSSRHIIFDNPITPSISLIPIKQEPMTNDEYNDTKPRSNSSAEATTSNSISNSTENVTPSSSLTSLIKVSPLKSLLREDLKRRISARATTRATRNGMLASSSPVPASSPIPNSSNALVGAAQESGNGCSNSSTSSSSSSSSSSSSSSSSAAAIAAATTSNGTITSTGQETELLLSLTSKSKRHLQCLFCGIEFPDQTLYFLHKGCHSESNPWKCNICGEQMNNVYEFNSHLLSKSHQ; encoded by the exons ATGTCTACCGGTGTGCCGGACTCGGCCGGATCCTCCTCCCATGGAATAAGAAGACGCACAGCGCACGGACTAGCGAAACGCTCGGCGGcatcggcggcggcggctacAGCGACCTCGGCATCGGCCtcggaagcggaagcggcGGTGGCCGCGCTGGCCTCGATGATGGAACCCCCGGCCAGTATCATTATGAAGgctgcagcggcggcggcggcagcggcagctGCGGCGGCCTCCGGCTCAGCCACTGCCAAGGAAGAGCCCGACTGTGGTGACATGAACGATAGGGTTGCGTCCTCGGTGGACTCCAGCATGGACAGCAGTGCTCTCGCCAGCTGCCTCTCGAGCACGATGTCGTCGCTGCGCAGCGCCACCCACGGTGGCTCCGGAACTGGCGGGGGGCGAGGAAGGGGATCGGCGGCTGGGGGCGGTGGCGAGGGCGGGCCCGACGGAGGCAACATGAGCGGCGGAGACGACAATCTGTCGGACAACTCGGAATCGACAACGGGCGCGACGACGACCAGCTCATCGAGCGTCGCTGCGGCGCAGCTGCTGGAAAACCTCAAACACAACCtcaaccaccacaaccaccaccaccatcacaacaacaacaacaacaccagtgcaatcaacaacaacaacccgcTGCacgtaaacaacaacaacaacggcaacGGCAACGGCAACCGGAAGCTGTTCGAGTGCGACGTTTGCAATATGAAGTTCTCGAACGGGGCGAACATGCGGCGGCACAAGATGCGCCACACGGGCGTGAAGCCGTACGAGTGTCGCGTGTGCCAGAAGCGCTTCTTCCGGAAGGACCACCTGGCCGAGCACTTCACGACGCACACGAAAACGCTACCCTACCACTGCCCGATCTGCAACCGAGGCTTCCAGCGGCAGATCGCGATGCGGGCGCACTTCCAGAACGAGCACGTCGGCCAGCACGATCTCGTGAAGACGTGCCCGCTGTGCAGCTACCGGGCGGGGACGATGAAGTCGCTGCGGGTGCACTTCTTCAACCGGCACGGCatcgacttggacaacccggGCCCGGGTACGCCGTCGTCGCTGCTGCTCGCCCTGGACCAGCACAACCCGGCGAACCTGCTGCCGGCGGCCCTGGCCGCCATGAACGCCGTCAGCGCGTCCTTCGGCGACGGCAGCTCCGCGACGGGCGTCGACTCGATGCAGCGCTCGATCGACAACGGCACGCCACCGATGCACTTCCTGACGCCGCACGTCGAGATCTCGATGGCCGACAACGCCGAAGACGATGACAACAGTATGCCGTTGAACTGCAGCCGGGACGGGccgggtggaggtggtggtagcGGGGAGCGCCTTGGGGGACCCCAGGAGATGCAGCAGGGCGGCCGGTCACACAACGGCACGCCGATGATGCTGGCGAACGGTCCGAGCCCCGGCGGCAGTAGCAACGGGAACAACGACCGCAGCACCCCCACCACCTCCTGCTCCTCCGCCACGATCTCGTCCGGGCTGGACATCAAGGCCATCGTGCGGACCTCGAACGGCAGCACGACGCAGGGCGTGGTGGCGTCGTCCGCCTCGCCGGTCGGTTCCCCGCACTCGGCCGACTCCAATGCACCCTCCAGCTCCcactcttcgtcgtcgtcgtccaccAATGCAACGATGCTTCCGACACTAGTACAAAGCTCAAGGcatattatttttgataacCCTATTACACCATCGATAAGCTTAATACCCATTAAACAG GAGCCAATGACAAACGATGAGTACAACGACACCAAACCACGAAGCAACAGTAGCGCGGAGGCAACGACGTCTAACAGCATCAGCAATTCCACTGAGAATGTTACCCCATCGTCCAGTTTGACTTCCTTGATAAAG GTATCACCTCTGAAGTCGTTACTCCGAGAAGATCTAAAACGTCGAATTTCGGCACGTGCTACAACACGTGCGACGCGCAACGGAATGCTAGCAAGCAGTTCGCCGGTTCCAGCCAGCAGTCCGATTCCAAACAGCTCTAATGCGCTTGTAGGAGCAGCTCAGGAAAGCGGCAACGGGTGTAGCAACAGTTCCACTAGTTCGagcagcagctcgagcagtagctccagcagcagcagcagcagtgcagCCGCCATTGCCGCGGCAACTACCTCAAACGGTACAATAACCTCTACCGGCCAGGAAACGGAGCTGCTGCTCTCGCTCACATCGAAGTCAAAGCGCCACCTACAGTGTCTGTTCTGTGGCATCGAGTTCCCGGATCAGACCCTCTACTTCCTGCACAAAGGATGCCACAGTGAGAGCAATCCGTGGAAATGCAATATCTGCGGCGAGCAGATGAACAACGTGTACGAGTTCAACTCACATCTGCTCAGTAAAAGCCATCAATGA